The genome window TGTTATTTTTGCGGTGTCCTCTTTAAATATCAATTGATTTGGAGTAGGTAAAAAATCTTCAATAATTACAGATTCTACAATTCCATCAGCAATTGATTTAGGAGCGTTTTTATATTTTATTTCCTTTTTCATATATTTCTTTTCCTTCTCGCCAGTAACCGGCACCGAAAATTCTTATTTTTTTACCTCTATAGGTAAACCGTACAGTAACTATTTTATTATTTACTTCTCCAAAACAAAAATATC of Cytophagales bacterium contains these proteins:
- a CDS encoding CopG family transcriptional regulator encodes the protein MKKEIKYKNAPKSIADGIVESVIIEDFLPTPNQLIFKEDTAKITLNLNKRSIAFFKGKAKEIGIPYQIMIKKVIDLYAKKYQKL